A single region of the Sphingomonas crocodyli genome encodes:
- a CDS encoding ribbon-helix-helix domain-containing protein translates to MSGPVKRSVSIAGHATSITLEPIFWDALVRAAGEEGLPLNALVARIDVERIEQDDLPNLASAIRVWLFRRALREG, encoded by the coding sequence ATGTCTGGACCGGTGAAACGATCGGTCAGCATCGCGGGCCACGCCACCTCGATCACGCTCGAACCGATCTTCTGGGACGCGCTGGTCCGCGCAGCGGGGGAGGAGGGGCTTCCCCTCAACGCCCTCGTCGCGCGGATCGACGTCGAGCGGATCGAGCAGGACGACCTGCCCAACCTCGCCAGCGCGATCCGCGTATGGCTGTTCCGGCGGGCGTTGAGGGAGGGGTGA